In Pseudonocardia sp. C8, one genomic interval encodes:
- a CDS encoding prepilin peptidase, which translates to MDLLHHPLVATLLLGAAGALAGALTRCWLARLRRGAPVEPPWCEAGLGVLWAGLGAVGAGGLIDVRWAPVLAVVCWLGVAGAATDLLRRRLPDALTLPALPAVVLALLPAGPGAVLRGVAGALLLAGAYAAVHLISPVAMGAGDVKLAGPVGAAVTGPSWSALAAAALLTALLSAAVAGCALLAGRARWGSRLPHGPVLLGSALVVIVAGAAG; encoded by the coding sequence ATGGACCTCCTGCACCACCCGCTCGTCGCGACCTTGCTCCTCGGCGCCGCCGGTGCGCTCGCCGGCGCGCTGACCCGCTGCTGGCTGGCCCGCTTGCGCCGTGGTGCACCGGTCGAACCACCGTGGTGCGAAGCCGGGCTCGGCGTGCTGTGGGCCGGGCTCGGTGCGGTGGGCGCCGGCGGCTTGATCGACGTCCGGTGGGCACCGGTGCTCGCCGTCGTGTGCTGGCTGGGTGTCGCCGGCGCGGCCACGGACCTGCTGCGGCGGCGGTTGCCGGACGCGCTGACCCTGCCCGCGCTGCCGGCGGTGGTCCTCGCGCTCCTCCCGGCCGGGCCCGGCGCGGTGCTGCGCGGAGTCGCCGGGGCGCTGCTGCTGGCCGGGGCGTACGCCGCCGTCCACCTGATCTCGCCGGTCGCGATGGGCGCCGGCGATGTCAAGCTCGCCGGACCGGTCGGGGCCGCGGTCACCGGCCCGTCCTGGAGTGCGCTCGCGGCCGCGGCCCTGCTCACCGCGTTGTTGTCGGCCGCCGTCGCCGGATGCGCGCTGCTCGCCGGCCGGGCACGGTGGGGGAGCAGGCTCCCGCACGGACCGGTGCTGCTCGGTTCGGCACTCGTCGTGATCGTGGCCGGCGCGGCCGGATGA
- a CDS encoding HNH endonuclease signature motif containing protein → MPVEQVVPEGLAGLPVGPGLAAALAGLDLARVPNDDIVDVLLAQSRQLAHEQARMLAALAEVVYRRPFAGPGQIHRGETPEPYAADEVRAALAWTRRAAEAETDLAVALVHDLPQVWTALDQGRIDRGKATVFATHLAGLPTTLRERVCTEVLPHAPRLTTGQIAERIKRLILEADPAYFEQRYRRAIRERQVVAYLAEDGTAVLTATGLPADEAAAAWERLDTLARAARHDGHPGTLDQVRADLVLGLLDGSLHGLSRAEILHALLERFAGHPDTPDTPASPDGATGSSPTPTAPGSASAQPGAAESDGTDSSSPGSGGPDSGDPDPARPNRRRRRGVGVEVRVPLSTLLGLDQRPGEIPGWGPIPADAARRIVARQHRAQWRWVIVDTDGHLLAEGLTRRRPTTGIRRRDRDRTDEHDHKDDGPAGGIVEIHIPETLLTELAADAAHPRWARVIADITARYQHHRQQAAPGADLDAHPTARFPRAALRRHTQVRDRTCTFPTCRTPARRCDQDHTTDHTHGGPTTRDDLGPLCRHDHTLKTEAGWDLDQPEPGRFIWTSPLGKTYPVAPEPILPPPMPPLPPDNDPGGEPPDADTGQHDLDLHRRHRAPPQDDTPPDDTAAGGPHDDPTPF, encoded by the coding sequence ATGCCCGTTGAGCAGGTGGTTCCGGAGGGTCTGGCGGGATTGCCCGTCGGCCCCGGGCTGGCCGCTGCGCTCGCCGGGCTGGACCTGGCCCGGGTACCCAACGACGACATCGTCGACGTCCTGCTCGCCCAGTCCCGGCAGCTGGCCCACGAGCAGGCCCGGATGCTGGCCGCGCTGGCCGAGGTGGTCTACCGGCGCCCGTTCGCCGGCCCCGGGCAAATCCACCGCGGCGAGACCCCCGAACCGTACGCCGCCGACGAGGTCCGGGCCGCGCTGGCCTGGACCCGGCGGGCCGCCGAGGCCGAAACCGACCTGGCCGTCGCACTGGTCCACGACCTACCCCAGGTCTGGACCGCCCTGGACCAGGGCCGGATCGACCGGGGCAAGGCCACGGTGTTCGCCACCCACCTGGCCGGCCTCCCCACCACGCTGCGGGAACGGGTCTGCACCGAGGTCCTGCCACACGCACCACGGCTGACCACCGGCCAGATCGCCGAGCGGATCAAACGCCTGATCCTGGAGGCCGACCCGGCCTACTTCGAGCAGCGCTACCGCCGCGCGATCCGCGAACGCCAGGTCGTGGCCTACCTGGCCGAAGACGGCACCGCCGTGCTGACCGCCACCGGACTACCCGCCGACGAAGCCGCCGCAGCCTGGGAACGACTCGACACCCTGGCCCGCGCCGCCCGCCACGACGGCCACCCCGGCACCCTCGACCAGGTCCGCGCCGACCTGGTCCTGGGCCTGCTCGACGGCTCCCTGCACGGCCTCAGCCGCGCCGAGATCCTGCACGCACTGCTGGAACGCTTCGCCGGCCACCCCGACACCCCCGACACCCCCGCTTCCCCGGACGGGGCAACCGGCAGCAGCCCCACACCCACCGCACCCGGATCCGCGTCCGCTCAGCCCGGTGCGGCCGAGTCCGACGGCACCGACTCCAGCAGCCCCGGCTCCGGCGGCCCCGACTCCGGCGATCCCGACCCCGCCCGACCGAACCGCCGCCGACGCCGCGGGGTCGGCGTCGAGGTCCGGGTCCCGCTGAGCACCCTGCTCGGCCTCGACCAACGCCCCGGCGAGATCCCCGGCTGGGGACCGATCCCCGCCGATGCCGCCCGCAGGATCGTGGCCCGCCAACACCGCGCCCAATGGCGCTGGGTCATCGTCGACACCGACGGGCACCTGCTCGCCGAAGGCCTCACCCGCCGACGACCCACCACCGGTATCCGCCGCCGCGACCGCGACCGCACCGACGAACACGACCACAAGGACGACGGCCCGGCCGGGGGCATCGTCGAGATCCACATCCCGGAAACCCTGCTCACCGAACTGGCCGCCGACGCGGCCCACCCCCGATGGGCCCGGGTGATCGCCGACATCACCGCCCGCTACCAGCACCACCGGCAGCAGGCCGCACCCGGCGCCGACCTCGACGCCCACCCCACCGCCCGCTTCCCCCGCGCCGCGCTGCGCCGCCACACCCAGGTCCGCGACCGCACCTGTACCTTCCCGACCTGCCGGACCCCGGCCCGACGCTGCGACCAGGACCACACCACCGACCACACCCACGGCGGCCCCACCACCCGCGACGATCTCGGACCGCTGTGCCGCCACGACCACACGCTCAAGACCGAAGCCGGCTGGGACCTCGACCAGCCCGAACCCGGCCGGTTCATCTGGACCAGCCCCCTCGGCAAGACCTACCCGGTCGCCCCCGAACCGATCCTGCCACCGCCGATGCCACCGCTACCGCCCGACAACGACCCCGGCGGCGAACCTCCGGACGCCGACACCGGACAGCACGACCTCGACCTGCACCGACGCCACCGCGCCCCACCCCAGGACGACACACCACCCGACGACACCGCCGCAGGTGGTCCTCATGACGACCCCACACCGTTCTGA
- a CDS encoding spermidine synthase, which translates to MGPGLPQGARTASAMFRAEVDHGVAELVQDPDRPQSWTLLLDGTAQSHVDLADPEHLEFEYLRRVAHLVDLAGPPSAPLRVLHLGGGAWTLARYVAATRPGSPQTVVELDAALAEFVAHRLPGPGEADGLRVVTAEARSSLDRFPADAFDLVVLDVFAGARTPAQVTTAEFLHGVRRVLAPAGVYVANLGDGSPWPFLPGQVATAGTVFTELALMAAPDVLHGRRFGNLVLIGSCPERDLPLPGLVRRAAADPFPARVLDDGGTRALGRGAAVVTDATAAPSPRPPSGLWGQ; encoded by the coding sequence ATGGGACCCGGTCTGCCGCAGGGCGCGCGCACGGCCTCGGCGATGTTCCGGGCCGAGGTCGACCACGGCGTCGCCGAGCTGGTGCAGGACCCGGACCGCCCGCAGTCGTGGACGCTGCTGCTCGATGGGACCGCGCAGTCGCACGTCGACCTCGCCGATCCCGAGCACCTGGAGTTCGAGTACCTCCGCCGGGTCGCGCACCTCGTCGACCTGGCCGGGCCGCCGTCGGCGCCGCTGCGGGTGCTGCACCTCGGCGGCGGCGCGTGGACCCTGGCCCGCTACGTCGCCGCGACCCGGCCCGGCTCGCCGCAGACCGTGGTCGAGCTGGACGCGGCGCTGGCCGAGTTCGTCGCACACCGGCTGCCCGGCCCGGGCGAGGCCGACGGGCTGCGGGTCGTCACCGCCGAGGCCCGGTCGAGCCTGGACCGGTTCCCGGCGGACGCGTTCGACCTCGTCGTGCTGGACGTCTTCGCCGGTGCCCGCACCCCCGCCCAGGTCACGACGGCCGAGTTCCTGCACGGGGTCCGCCGGGTGCTCGCACCGGCCGGTGTGTACGTCGCGAACCTCGGCGACGGCTCCCCGTGGCCGTTCCTGCCCGGCCAGGTCGCGACGGCGGGCACGGTGTTCACCGAGCTGGCGCTGATGGCGGCGCCGGACGTGCTGCACGGGCGCCGGTTCGGCAACCTCGTGCTGATCGGGTCGTGCCCGGAGCGCGACCTCCCGCTGCCGGGGCTCGTGCGGCGGGCCGCGGCGGACCCGTTCCCGGCCCGGGTGCTCGACGACGGCGGAACCCGGGCGCTCGGCCGGGGCGCCGCCGTCGTCACCGATGCGACCGCGGCACCGTCGCCGCGCCCGCCATCCGGGCTCTGGGGCCAGTAG